A stretch of DNA from Tubulanus polymorphus chromosome 6, tnTubPoly1.2, whole genome shotgun sequence:
ttaaaaaatagTTTTACTGGTTATTAAGTCTTTCAAACCAGGAGATATTGAATAAAGGTCCATGAGTAGGTTTCTGATGTCAATTTGTTGGGTTGGATGGCAGCATTTCAGAAGGAAGTGTTTAGTATCGTATCTTTTTTGCCAGTGATCACATAGgggatttattatattttgaaagttGTGGACGAATAAATGAGATTTTAAAAGTAAATCAACTCGTAGCCTATTGAGGCAAATCACCTCCTTATGGTTTAGATTATTAAGCAATATGGTGGATGTTGAGTTAAGGTGAgactttctataatagattgCTGACTTGAATTgagaaaaaatttgaattgttctTAAAATATGGGAAATTAAGTAACATTAAAGTTATAAGGAGAGAGTTTCTTAATTTTCGAGATGAATGTGCAGGTATGCGGAAAGGGTTAATATAACGAAAATGCCCTGGTGGCAACattgtaatattgattgaATAGAGTTAACGTATGAGGGAGAGCTGCCTCCAAAAAATTTATACATAAAGATTTGTTGTCGCTCTAACCGACGGTAAGACAGTTTATCAGCACTATTGTAAAGTAATATCACAATATAAGTGATGAGGGTACACAAATGAATTGTAGATAGTATTTAAATGTGACGATTTCAATTTGCGAGATAGTGCTTTCAACGGATTAAGGAGTGTTTGAATTTTATCGGCAGTATGATCAACATGGCATTGGAAATTGAGATTAACATCCAAAATGAAACCTTAGTGTTTATGGTTGTTGCTAATGGGTATTTGACTCCCATTGAGAAATAGGGGGTTGTAAGTACGTTCAACTTGTTTAGAGAAAGTCATGTCGCAACTCTTGCCAGGTTTGAATGAAAGGCCGCAACGACATGCCCATTCACTGATTTTATTAAGATCATCCTGAATGACTGCATTAAACCAGGTACAGGGTTATTGGAGTCAATTGTATTATAGATTGAGGTATCATCAGCATAAAGGAAAGCAATACAATTCAGATCATCTGGTAGATCGTTgatgtaaagaaaaaaaagtagAGGTCCCAGTATCGAACCTTGTGGTACAGAACtatttatataggcctatccaTCTTCAGATTCATCAAAAATCTTCCCTTCAAGATGTATTCTAATCTTACGGTTTGTGAAGTAATCAGAAATTGTATTTAAGGCCCTACCTCTTATCCAATAGGCTTGAATTTTATGTAATAACAACTTATGAGGGACTGTGTCAAATGCAGCTGTAATATCAAGATGGAGTGAACAAGCATCCTTGTTTagttcaaaattttgaaatatatgagaCGTAATGGCTAGGAACTGGTCACTAGTGCTGTGACTGAAAGAAAGCCCGACTGTTTGTCATAAATCAGGTCATGATCGAGTAGGTGTTGGAAAAGTTGCTTGATAGAGTATTTAGCAAAGTTATAGGGTGATAATTATTCGGATCTGATTTATCACCCTTTTTAAAGATACATGAGACAACTCCTGATTTCCAGATTTCCGTAGTGGCCGAACAATGTGTTTATCCTTTTGCCGGGCCTGCGAAAGCATTCTTATAGACGAGTGTGTGTTTCACACAACAGGCAACATACACAACCGATTGCCAGGTATCagggattccgtctatggacgacggatgaaaagtgaacgcaaaaaacccaagtgggctaaaaagctATCTGAAAAACAGAGCTTCTCTTCAAATTTCctgattttaaagaaaagagtGAGAATTTCCCAATTTTCCATGCAGggaaaaacaattttaaaaaCCCTCCTCCACCGAGCACCCAGATTGCAGAACAGGTGATTATTCACTTAGCGTTAGGCTACAATGAGGTGAATGAAGAGACCACCCACAATCTGCAGATGAACTTGCTTAGAAtgtaagaattaatgaatttttcatctatCCTGTATAAAAGCAGACATCAGTTTTTCAGGACCATATCTCAGAAAACCAAGGAATCAGGGCAATCAGTGATCCGGAAAAACTCATCTGCCCAAACACCATTGTCGATTTTACCTGACAGCAAAATAATGTAGCGTAGCACCAATACCAATGAATAATAAACAGCCAGCAACGATAACTGTATTGGAAACACGATTCACTCCACGGAACCCATAGTAACCATGGCGATTACTTGTATTATCCTTTGACTTATCCCGCATTGACCATATAGTCTCATCCCAAAATGGAGGAGGTTCTGTGGATCTAAAtcaatagaaaaacataaaacagtTGTGATTTTGCTGATTTCATCTTTACAcataattttctattattttagaaaaatggaTTTTAATGCATCAAACTATGACCAATAcagtttgatattttataaagGGGATTCATAGAGCTGTCCTTCTCTAAAATACAATCTGATATTCTAGGGCCTTTGCAGAGTAATCAATCTTTCCTAGATGATTTTGGAATAAGGGGATTTACGACACTGGTAATCTTTGTTGGAGGCAGccatcatttcaatttggggCATATACTCTAgccatggttcccacagttatatgaattATAAATTTCCAAGTTTttccaagtatttcatgggtgattttttaattttcccaaatggaaaaGGACAGATATCATCATGCTCAGCAGTAAACATTTTATTGGTAACTGGTTGATtaaggtgattttcaagtgAAATTGCAGAAGAAAGTAGCcccttggcaaatgcaataaGTGAAACGTAGGGcctaatgaatttcccaaatatttccctgatttgaggaaaatttcttaaattcccaaatatttccaaaccgggaagtatcatttcaaaattcccaagtttttcccaatttccctgttctgtgggaaccatgtctAGCTGAAAAGATGGCCACAAATAACTTCATGTCATATCACCAAACTAACTATAAATTATACATACTGTTTTTGTAGTGAATATTATGAGTGGAAATTGTATTCCGTAGGCCTTGGTCTGTAAAAACAGCCCATTTTACTAGAATCTACATATAATATTTCAGGCCCCTTGGTGTTTATTTGCACTTAACGCCCCCTGGGTATGGGCCTATTTTTAACAGTACGTGTAGGTATACAAATACGTTATTTTGTCAATACCTACTGATATGTACCATGGCGACTAGGATGCTGTTGGCCATAGAAATTATAAGTCTGCGCCATATTTCGTGCAATGTTTTGATTTCGAATTCTATTGGGAAGACTCAAATCATAATCTTGACGTAATCGTTTATTACTCAATACAGAATAAGCATTCTGCAGCTGTACAAATTTATCATGTGAAGACTTATCCCTGTTCAAGTCTGGATGTaactgaaataatcaaatgaatataacaaAATTATTCTACAGGGTGATTAAACAGTTGATCTAGTAAAGCCTTTTGACCTGGAGGCTCCTGTATCCAGTTTTGTAAAAGAAATTCAAGTCGTGAACCAATGAAACACATtctcacataaaaaaaacgtaccgcgattttacatgaattggctcaatgccaacttcaaATCGccgacaaaggtaaaccaaaaaattgataccttgtttcttcgTCTGCTTAGCTTAAAACCTATACATAATTtctttcaaaatcatcatcaggCTAGAGGCTAGCCATAACATACCCaacagctatagaaatgaactgattccgAAATTTCATTAATAGTTTACCAACCACTATGGAGAAACAGTCTCTAGGATAACCCATCCGAAAAATGTCACTAAATTAGCTTAAACTGTCTATGAGATAGAGcccagaaatgaaaaatacataacagcttttAGCAACCTTCAACAAGTTGTTCCAATTGGGCCCTACGTAGAACGGCCTAAAGTAATCGTCATTTATTCAATAATGAGATCGTCACGACAATACTGAGAAACTGAGAAACTTTGATGTATTGATCTGGATTTTGGTCTTCCCACTGAGAGAGCCCTGGGAGTTAACCCTTTGAACCCGTGTGGGAGGTTTCAATCTAACGAAATTCGTTAGCAATGATCGATCAGCATTGAAAGATTTACCAGGACAGGAATTGGTTAAATCATATGGAGATATTGATCTCGATTTTGGTCTTCCCACTGAGAGAGCCCTGGGAGTTAACCCTTTGAACCCGTGTGGCCGCTATAGCGGCCAAAAACTACTGATAATATATCCCTGCTGGCCTCAAAAGCGGCCAAGAGCAGGGATTCGACCCTACTACAGTTTTAATGACGTCATACTGGCTCTGCAGTTAAGGAATGAATCATAACAAACCAGGAAGTAAATTTCCGAATGTTTGGAACAAAAATACGGCAAAAAAGTTGATTTTCATTGTAAAACAGGATGAATGTTGATCAGGTGGTTGATCAGCTGTTTGACAGTGATTCTGAggatatagaaaatgaaagttACGGTAatgaatcagattttgaaagtGAATCTGAGCAGTCTGATGACAATGATTTCAATAGTTCAAATAATAGTGATAATGATTCAGATGCCCCTCCCCCTCCTGTTCGTGGACGTGGTCGAGGCCGGGGCAGGGGTTGTGGAGGTGGAAATAGACCTGCAGTACAGCAGCCATTGCCTACGAATTGGTCAGTAAATGTAACTAACTTTCAAGATAAGGTTTTCACCCCTGTTGGTGATGTTCCTGGGATGCCTAAAAATATCCCAGCATTTACAAGAGATAGCACTCCAAGTGAGTATCTAAACCTGTTCTGGGGCCCCAATTTGTGGCAAACATTGGCTAGAGACCACGCGTCAGGCAGAGAATATAAAGGCACAAAAGCCAAATAGTTATTATGCAAAAAACTTTGGAAACTGTTCAGTGGATGAGATAAAAGCTCTCTTTGGACTAAGGATAGCAATGGAAGTTTTAGTTTATAAAGATCGCTATGAACAGTActggaaaaattcaaattcactgGCGGGTACGCCAGGATTCAGTGAAGTACTAAATCATGACAATCTGGAGTTCACTCCATTGTGTCAATAAAAATGATGTGAACTTAGACAAGTCTGATAAGATTTACAAAACCAgacctatatttgaatacattataGAAAAATCAATCCACCACTACAAACCTGGGGAAATCGATAGGTGACGCATTGTCTGAGATCAGCAAGGATGAAATGGATAATGCTAGATTCGCGATTATACGATATTTACAACAGACGTATTTTCAACGATAGATAAAAGCTTTGAAAGCTGATAGGTCGATACTGAAGATCAGCAGTATTTCACAGTTAGACCCGTTTCTGGATGAGAATGGGTTAATTCGTGTCGGAGGTAGACTCGGGTAAGCTGTTGATCGTACAAAATCACATTGCAGTTGGTCATTTGGGAAAAAATGCCGTTATAACTTGTCTGAGGAAACGATTTTGGATTAAAGGGGCAACTCAGCAGATTAAAAACGTCACGCGTCGTTGCGTCTCATGTCGGAAAAATCGCGGCAAACTGTGCGAACAAAAGATGGCTGACTTACCTGGTGAAAGATTATCTCCTGACCAACCAGCGTTCACCAACACCATAGTTGACTGCTTTGGTCCGTTAGAAGTCAGGAGAGATCGCAGTATtgtaactaggggtccagggacaccatgcccacttgggaagtggtttccaatgctcaacaatctaacaatttcaatgttcaacgccacctggtgaccatacacaaaaaccaatgaccttgaacctcaccacaatcatagaacatgtcagcagctatgattttgtaattgattgtgataacaaaatatgtctcgttaccaatttaatatggaaatactaagtattctactattcaacgccccctatcgaccatattcaaaacccaatgaccttcaaactcaccataatcatagaacatgtcataaactacaactttgcaattgatcatgataacaaaatatgtctcattaccaatttaatatggaaatactaagtattctactattcaacgccccctggtgaccatattcaaaacccaatgaccttaaaactcaccataatcatagaacatgtcataaactacaactttgcaattgatcatggtaagaaaatatgcctaggtaccaatctaataaggaaatactaagttattctactattcaacgccccctggtgaccatatagaataaccaGGGATGATAACAGACCAATGTTGAAAAGGCGGAAACGAGCGCCGTAGGCGCGAAGTAATATCGGGGGgaacatttttgattttcacaTCGTCTCAGATcgtttttcagcagttttccgATTGAAATTTCACTCAGCAAagccaaaaaatcaaacaacatcGTCCATGTTTTACAAAACACACTGCTAGTTCCAAGACGGCAGGGACATAATTGATGCAGAGACAACTATAATGTAACtagtaggttcgaatcccacattgATCAATCTTCTTGAAAGCGACGATCACTAGCCCACGcaatagataattgaattagacTTTATTTTTCCAGCATCCTTTATTAATGAACTAATATCAGTACTGATATTACAACAAGCTAGAtttccattaaaaaaaaactaaaattctACATGATTCTATATCGCATTGTCACACCACGCACACGTGTTGAAAATACAAGCATGTACGTATTAAAAACGACCACCActcaatgaaaaatcaataatgtagatacatgtacatatatccAGACACGCGTCGGCCAACCGACAGAGAAAACTTTGTTAGGATACAAATGCCGCTAAATGATCGcatttaaaaatagatcgGGAAACGCTTTCATGGTCATGCCAATCTATCCTTACAATGCTGAGAAACCACAGTCATCATCCTAACCCCCCCCCATTTTTTCAACGGATATGCTTTGatctgagaaatgataaaaattgattgaaaaggcGGAAATCCGCCAATTGGCGGAAAATTATCATCCCtgataactaatgtccttaaaactcaccatatgaacagatgatgtcatgagcaacaactttgcaattaattatggtaacaaaatatgcttaggtatcaatataatgtggaaaaactttttcccacctaccaatgagtactgatgataccaagatggccgccaattgcgtcacaATTGgccaatcaaaaatacctggctcaggtataaaacaacCCTTTCCAAGGAATACCCATCaataaattgcaatgagaattGGCAAACcggtaggaagctacaggactcagaatttgggccaaaattgatatttttgggcacaaaaaaggtcataggacggccatcttgagtccgatcgaccaaatttttcttatggtgatgggacctggggggattcaaatatatatgaaagatcaaggtaattgatttaagcgtcttcaaaatttccctcaaaaagttcaaaaagtgtaaaaagtgctgattttgacgaacaacaatggctgccagtcggccatcttgaatctgagagggccagtttttgggctgaagatgtgtctagggtagacacatgtataaaccaa
This window harbors:
- the LOC141907200 gene encoding uncharacterized protein LOC141907200; translation: MDETRKCHYDVLGLEKTSTDKEIRNAYVKLSKKLHPDLNRDKSSHDKFVQLQNAYSVLSNKRLRQDYDLSLPNRIRNQNIARNMAQTYNFYGQQHPSRHGTYQSTEPPPFWDETIWSMRDKSKDNTSNRHGYYGFRGVNRVSNTVIVAGCLLFIGIGATLHYFAVRMSHNMSRTILDERDRINSTFYKTAKNEAIKNGNERQLDLLRLKLESLKKVDK